In the Nitrospirota bacterium genome, ATTTATCAAAGACATCATAGCTGAAGTTGAACTTTTCAGGCATTTCAAGTCGGAAGGTCCTGTATTCATGCTCGTAATTAAACATGAACAGAATATATCAGATTGCAGTTATCTGGTCAAAGCAAGTGACGAGAGACTTTTCCAGTGACGAGTGACGAGTTATTATATTTACTCGTCTCTTGTCTCTTGTCACTCGTCACTGGAAAAGTCTCTCGTCATAGGTCGTAGACCTTCTCCTTCACCGGCCCATAAACTACAAGGGCAAAAGGAACTCGTTGCGAGTCGTAACTGACCTGTCCTGAGCCTGCTGATGGAGTTTGTGGAGTTTGTGGGGTTAATTGAGTTGGTTGAGTTTGTGGAGTTTCCTCTCTATCTCTATCTGACCTCTGATTTATAAGTCTGTCAGCGAGTCCTTTTATCTCCTCAAGTGTTACAGCATCTACGGCCTTCATGATTTCATCAGGAGAAAAATACCTGCCGTAGTATATCTCCTGCCGGGCTATATTGGTCATCCTGCTACTTGTAGATTCGAGGGCAAGGATGAGATTACCTTTTAGCTGGTCCTTTGCCCTTTGAAGCTCATCGCTGGTGATGGTATTAGAAAGGCCCCTCAATTCATCTGCTATAAGGTTTATAACTTCCCTGGCCCGTTTCCTGCCTGTCCCGGCATACACAGCCCAGAGGCCTGTATCATAATAAGATGAAATAAAGGAATATATCGAATAGGCAAGACCCCTTTTTTCCCTTATCTCCTGAAAAAGCCTTGAGCTTACTCCTGCACCGAGGATTGTATTGAGCAGATATATGGAATATCTCTCTTCGCTACCCTGAGGAAGGCCTTCAAGCCCAAGACATATATGAACTTCTGACAGATCCTTGGGAATAATATTGACCTTGCTCATAAATTTAGGGGCAGGGCCTCGTTCTGGCTCAGATGCCCTCCTCAAGCTACCGAGGTTATGCTCAAGGCTATGAATCAGTGCATCCTGCTCAAAATTGCCAGCACAGGCTACTATCGTATCCCTTGTGCCATAATATTTTCTTATATGCTCAACCAGGTCTTCCCTTGTAAAGGTCTTTATGGTTTCCCTTCTGCCGAGGACTGATTGGCCCAGCCCCTCCTCTCCCCACACGGTTCGGCTGAAAAGGTCATGTATGTAATCATCAGGTGTATCCTCAACCATTTTTATTTCTTCTTTTATTATCCTCCTCTCCTTTTCGATGTCCTCCTCTGGAAAAGTAGAGTGCAGAAATACGTCTGTTAAAAGTTCAATGCCTTTTGGGACGTGTTCATCGAGGACCTTTACATAAAAAGTCGTGCTTTCACGTGAGGTAAAGGCATTGAGCTCTCCGCCAATTGAGTCTATTTCTACTGCAATATCCCTGGCCGTCCTCTTTCTTGTCCCTTTAAAGAACATGTGTTCAAGAAAATGAGAAACGCCATTTTTATCGTTACTCTCGTGCCTTGAGCCGACATTCACCCATATGCCAATACATACCGAGCGCATGCCCTCTGTGGTTTCTGTAATAACTGGTATACCGTTGCTGAGGAATTCTTTTTTATACATTTCAGTATCGATTAACCCAAAAATGCAGTTTAAAAAACTTAATATATAAACACAGAGGCACAGAGGACACAGA is a window encoding:
- a CDS encoding insulinase family protein, which codes for MYKKEFLSNGIPVITETTEGMRSVCIGIWVNVGSRHESNDKNGVSHFLEHMFFKGTRKRTARDIAVEIDSIGGELNAFTSRESTTFYVKVLDEHVPKGIELLTDVFLHSTFPEEDIEKERRIIKEEIKMVEDTPDDYIHDLFSRTVWGEEGLGQSVLGRRETIKTFTREDLVEHIRKYYGTRDTIVACAGNFEQDALIHSLEHNLGSLRRASEPERGPAPKFMSKVNIIPKDLSEVHICLGLEGLPQGSEERYSIYLLNTILGAGVSSRLFQEIREKRGLAYSIYSFISSYYDTGLWAVYAGTGRKRAREVINLIADELRGLSNTITSDELQRAKDQLKGNLILALESTSSRMTNIARQEIYYGRYFSPDEIMKAVDAVTLEEIKGLADRLINQRSDRDREETPQTQPTQLTPQTPQTPSAGSGQVSYDSQRVPFALVVYGPVKEKVYDL